A genomic window from Flintibacter sp. KGMB00164 includes:
- a CDS encoding sugar-binding domain-containing protein — MNKLEIPMEHPRPAVFRKDWESLNGIWQFAFDDQDKGLSEHWERKSLDATIHVPYCYQSVRSGVCDQTYHPYVWYRRQLEFKKSWRGKKVLLHFEGVDYQYDLWINDAHVGHHRGGSVRGTFEISNWLHEGSNTICLRVADEQDWSKPQGKQAPVSTVDRCWYTQTTGIWKSVWLEIVPEIYLSSIRITPDIDRREITLDLELNRHVVGTKIHIEVRYHNQLVCQKMLMPQAKRVLELISVESLDYVDELHYWTPERPELFDLYITVENSSGTYDFVQTYFGMRKIEARNGQIYLNNKPYYLRLVLDQGYWQDSLMTPPGNTSLKEDILLTKAFGFNGARKHQKIEDERYYYWADQLGLLVWAEMPSSYAFCAHEVTSFMGEWVSVVTQLYNYPSIMTWVPFNESWGIRNILFDSMQQNFAESAYHITKALDSTRLVSTNDGWEQVTSDLCGVHDYYDNAASFQKKYHDMDSLLQKDAQGRKIYAAGYSFCGQPIILSEYGGIACGQSQNGAWGYNQAADSGVELLERICNITVPILENKQIAGYCYTQLTDVMQEINGLADANHRPKFDPAQGRKIFEKTIE; from the coding sequence ATGAACAAATTAGAAATTCCAATGGAACATCCCCGCCCGGCAGTATTCCGCAAAGATTGGGAAAGTCTGAATGGCATTTGGCAATTTGCTTTTGATGACCAGGACAAAGGCCTTTCGGAACACTGGGAGCGAAAATCACTGGACGCAACGATCCACGTCCCCTATTGCTATCAATCTGTGCGCAGTGGAGTTTGTGATCAGACATATCATCCGTATGTTTGGTATCGGCGCCAATTGGAATTCAAAAAATCCTGGAGAGGGAAAAAAGTGCTGCTTCATTTTGAAGGAGTAGACTATCAGTATGATTTGTGGATCAATGATGCACATGTTGGGCATCACCGTGGCGGAAGTGTTCGCGGTACATTTGAAATCTCCAATTGGCTCCACGAAGGAAGCAATACCATTTGCTTGCGCGTTGCAGATGAACAAGACTGGAGCAAGCCGCAGGGTAAGCAAGCCCCCGTGTCTACAGTAGACCGCTGCTGGTATACGCAAACAACGGGTATTTGGAAAAGTGTATGGCTGGAAATTGTGCCCGAGATATACTTGTCTTCCATTAGAATTACCCCGGATATTGATCGAAGAGAGATTACGTTGGATCTGGAACTCAATCGCCATGTTGTAGGAACAAAAATTCATATTGAGGTTAGGTACCATAATCAGCTGGTATGTCAAAAAATGCTGATGCCTCAAGCAAAACGCGTTTTGGAACTGATATCGGTTGAATCGTTGGACTACGTAGATGAGCTGCACTATTGGACACCGGAGCGGCCGGAATTGTTTGACCTGTATATCACAGTAGAAAACTCGTCTGGTACATATGATTTTGTACAAACTTACTTTGGCATGCGGAAAATAGAAGCCAGAAATGGTCAAATATATTTGAATAATAAGCCATATTATTTACGGCTGGTTTTAGACCAGGGATATTGGCAGGATAGCCTGATGACACCGCCTGGAAACACAAGCTTGAAAGAAGATATCCTCCTTACGAAAGCTTTTGGCTTCAATGGTGCAAGAAAACATCAGAAGATAGAGGATGAACGTTACTATTATTGGGCGGATCAATTGGGATTGTTGGTATGGGCAGAAATGCCGAGCAGCTATGCGTTTTGTGCCCATGAGGTAACCTCGTTTATGGGAGAATGGGTGTCGGTAGTGACACAACTATATAACTATCCCAGCATCATGACGTGGGTGCCCTTTAATGAGTCATGGGGCATTCGAAATATATTGTTTGATTCAATGCAGCAGAATTTTGCAGAATCGGCATATCACATTACGAAAGCATTAGACAGTACACGTCTGGTTAGTACAAACGATGGCTGGGAGCAGGTAACCTCGGATCTCTGCGGCGTTCACGACTATTATGACAATGCAGCCTCCTTTCAAAAAAAGTATCATGACATGGATAGCCTCCTTCAAAAAGATGCACAGGGCAGAAAAATCTATGCAGCAGGATACTCTTTTTGTGGCCAGCCCATTATTCTTTCTGAATATGGAGGTATTGCCTGCGGCCAATCTCAAAACGGTGCCTGGGGATATAATCAAGCGGCTGACAGCGGAGTTGAATTGCTGGAGAGAATCTGCAACATTACTGTGCCAATCCTGGAAAATAAGCAAATTGCAGGTTATTGTTATACGCAGCTGACGGATGTGATGCAGGAGATTAACGGCCTGGCTGACGCAAACCACAGACCCAAGTTTGACCCTGCACAGGGGCGGAAAATCTTTGAAAAGACAATTGAGTAA
- a CDS encoding LacI family DNA-binding transcriptional regulator translates to MATIKEVAKLAGVSPTTASYALNNRPEVKEETRKKVYLAAKQLCYVPNKLAQGIRNGKSNTIMVITSENIESGNTFSAEFLGILAGARSFNYDVLVKLVDSQNIDDDEIERLIGSFSDGYLLLGNHLDAVARVLTKRNCKCVMLSSHTAAPVLQVNSDGKMWIKKMTEHVIERGRHRPAYFCYETATTEELLRYKGYCEAVDKKIPGQKLAAFCCGPNGSMVEEQLRQSISSGCDAIICWNDVLATQVIDTLSVLGYGVPGPIAVTGFDDNLSYPNSVYRLTTVRQEFRLKGQTAVKELVAQIDADQPNMGDIFVPCSIVDGNTL, encoded by the coding sequence ATGGCAACGATTAAAGAAGTGGCAAAGCTGGCTGGGGTATCTCCCACGACAGCGTCATATGCACTGAATAACAGACCTGAAGTAAAAGAAGAAACCAGAAAGAAAGTTTATCTGGCCGCAAAACAATTATGCTATGTGCCAAACAAGCTGGCTCAGGGCATAAGAAACGGTAAGTCTAATACCATTATGGTTATCACCAGCGAGAATATTGAAAGTGGAAATACATTTTCTGCTGAGTTTTTGGGAATCCTCGCCGGAGCGAGGTCGTTTAATTACGATGTCCTGGTAAAGTTGGTTGATTCTCAGAATATTGATGACGACGAGATTGAACGGCTCATCGGCAGCTTCAGCGACGGCTACTTGCTTTTAGGCAATCATTTAGATGCCGTAGCAAGGGTACTGACTAAGCGAAATTGCAAATGTGTCATGCTTTCATCTCATACTGCCGCACCCGTCCTCCAGGTAAATTCGGACGGAAAAATGTGGATCAAAAAAATGACCGAGCATGTTATTGAGAGAGGGCGACATCGTCCCGCATATTTCTGCTATGAAACAGCTACCACAGAGGAACTTCTTCGCTACAAAGGATATTGTGAAGCTGTTGACAAAAAAATCCCCGGACAAAAACTAGCTGCATTTTGCTGCGGACCAAACGGCTCTATGGTGGAAGAGCAGCTTAGGCAGTCAATTTCTTCTGGTTGTGATGCAATCATTTGCTGGAATGATGTCCTGGCAACGCAGGTAATCGATACCTTATCCGTGTTAGGGTATGGCGTGCCCGGTCCGATTGCAGTAACAGGGTTTGACGATAATCTGTCCTATCCAAACTCAGTGTATCGCTTGACAACGGTCCGTCAGGAATTTCGATTAAAAGGTCAGACTGCTGTAAAAGAATTGGTTGCCCAGATCGATGCCGATCAACCGAATATGGGAGATATTTTTGTCCCATGTTCCATTGTTGATGGGAACACATTATGA
- a CDS encoding ABC transporter substrate-binding protein: MKKHITLLLCLALMVSLLVGCSTGGETSDGNSGVSQQDGEKTVITFWNGFTGTDGDVLKEIVADYNATNTLNVEVQVEIMSWDSLYQKLATSLPVGEGPDIIAFNTEYIPSYAESGALAVINDLYETGGLDANNIPAVMEENLKYNGEYYGVPCNMATLLLYYNKDLFAEAGLDPESPPTTWDELESMALALTKEVNGEQQYGFGLATNNTIQMWPIMLWAGGGDIIGEDGKAVINSQENVETITRWAKLIKEDGIAPAAMSGADIDNLFAAGKLGMYFCGPWATGTFDAAGINYGIAACPAGPAGQATLGTGVSMVMTADSKNKEGVYDFFKYWNSADAQVKWSLEVGYPLTNTSVASDSRLSENPNVAAFSDATEYAHFYLQQLTCFNEIDVDIITPAIEEILLSDADVQEVLDRAAEQIDALTGN; the protein is encoded by the coding sequence ATGAAAAAGCATATCACACTCTTGCTTTGCCTTGCTCTCATGGTATCTTTACTCGTTGGCTGCAGCACTGGTGGGGAAACGTCCGATGGCAATTCAGGTGTTTCCCAGCAGGATGGAGAAAAAACCGTTATCACCTTCTGGAATGGCTTTACCGGCACGGATGGTGATGTTCTGAAAGAGATCGTAGCTGATTACAATGCCACCAATACACTGAATGTCGAAGTTCAGGTTGAGATTATGTCTTGGGACAGCCTGTATCAGAAGCTGGCAACTTCACTGCCTGTAGGCGAGGGTCCCGATATCATTGCATTCAACACAGAATATATCCCAAGCTATGCTGAATCGGGCGCGCTGGCTGTCATCAACGATCTGTATGAAACCGGGGGCTTGGATGCAAATAATATTCCTGCCGTCATGGAGGAAAACCTGAAGTATAACGGCGAATACTATGGCGTTCCCTGTAACATGGCGACTCTTCTGCTCTATTATAACAAGGATCTCTTTGCTGAAGCCGGTTTGGATCCTGAATCGCCTCCTACCACCTGGGATGAACTGGAATCCATGGCTTTGGCCCTGACCAAGGAAGTCAACGGAGAGCAGCAGTATGGCTTCGGTCTGGCCACCAACAACACCATCCAAATGTGGCCCATTATGCTCTGGGCCGGCGGCGGCGATATTATTGGTGAAGACGGCAAGGCAGTAATCAACAGCCAGGAGAACGTTGAGACCATTACCCGTTGGGCAAAGCTTATCAAAGAAGATGGTATTGCTCCTGCCGCTATGTCCGGCGCCGATATTGATAATCTGTTTGCCGCTGGAAAGCTGGGTATGTATTTCTGCGGCCCCTGGGCAACTGGTACTTTCGATGCTGCCGGAATCAACTATGGCATTGCTGCCTGCCCTGCGGGTCCTGCCGGTCAGGCTACCCTAGGTACAGGTGTATCCATGGTCATGACTGCTGACAGCAAAAATAAGGAAGGCGTATACGACTTCTTTAAGTACTGGAACAGCGCTGATGCACAGGTCAAATGGTCTTTGGAGGTGGGTTATCCGCTCACCAACACGTCCGTTGCCTCGGATAGCCGCCTGAGCGAAAATCCCAACGTTGCTGCATTCTCCGATGCCACTGAATATGCGCACTTCTATCTGCAGCAGCTGACCTGCTTCAATGAAATTGATGTTGATATCATTACCCCCGCAATTGAAGAAATCCTCCTGTCCGACGCCGATGTGCAGGAAGTACTGGACCGGGCGGCAGAACAGATCGATGCATTAACGGGTAACTAG
- a CDS encoding carbohydrate ABC transporter permease, with product MKKVSIGKIIKYILLIALLVIILYPFIWMLCSSFKTEADIMSWPPKLLWRNFTTEAYENIWSRIPFLRYYGNTLLFAGGVTIVSLTFDTMAGYAFARLQFKGKNFLFALVLATLMIPFQVIMVPLFYEMFKLNLLNTYIGLILPRATNAFGIFMMRQFFVTLPKGLEEAARLDGCSEFKIFRKIMLPLCKPAVISLAIFHFMYNWNDLLYPLILTTRTEMRTLPAGLATFMGSHVIEHNVLMAGGVLTILPIFIAYCFAQKYFVQGIAMTGMKG from the coding sequence ATGAAAAAAGTGTCGATAGGAAAGATAATCAAATATATTCTTCTGATTGCTCTTTTAGTGATCATTCTTTATCCGTTTATCTGGATGCTTTGCTCTTCATTTAAAACAGAAGCCGATATTATGAGCTGGCCGCCAAAGCTTTTGTGGCGAAACTTTACCACCGAAGCATATGAGAACATCTGGTCCCGAATTCCCTTCCTGCGCTACTATGGGAATACTCTTCTCTTCGCAGGCGGCGTAACCATCGTATCTCTTACATTTGATACAATGGCCGGGTATGCGTTTGCCAGATTGCAGTTTAAAGGGAAAAATTTCTTGTTTGCCTTGGTGTTGGCAACTCTGATGATTCCCTTCCAAGTGATTATGGTGCCGCTGTTCTATGAAATGTTCAAGCTGAATCTTCTCAACACATATATCGGCTTGATTTTGCCTAGAGCTACAAACGCATTTGGTATTTTTATGATGCGGCAGTTTTTTGTAACTCTTCCAAAGGGGCTGGAAGAAGCCGCGCGCCTAGACGGCTGCAGCGAATTTAAAATTTTTAGAAAAATCATGCTTCCGCTGTGTAAACCCGCAGTCATTTCATTGGCAATTTTCCACTTTATGTATAACTGGAACGACTTGCTGTACCCCTTGATTTTGACTACCAGAACAGAGATGCGGACGCTGCCCGCGGGACTTGCAACCTTTATGGGCTCCCATGTTATTGAGCATAATGTCCTGATGGCAGGCGGTGTGTTAACAATTTTGCCCATTTTTATTGCCTATTGTTTCGCACAAAAATACTTTGTCCAAGGCATTGCAATGACGGGCATGAAGGGATGA
- a CDS encoding sugar ABC transporter permease gives MKKAVSQKKLQARAGMMFLAPSMIIFTLFVFIPLLASFVFSFLETNLMFKNMTFVGFTNYINMFTDDRFWNAFGNTIYYTVCVVPAQVILALLVAVALRHQTKFNNFLKSVYFLPAICSMTVISIVWSFLLNKDISIISYYLSKIGIHMPDLLNSPTLAMPTVIGVGLWKNLGFNMVILVAGLQGIPESYYEAADLDGASSRVKLTHITIPMLMPTLTFVTVNSVISSFQIFDQVYVMTNGGPLFRTETVVQYIYNNAIGKSDIGYASAVAVVMLILTLSVSLVLFKYMRQDEDQLS, from the coding sequence ATGAAGAAGGCTGTGTCGCAAAAAAAACTTCAGGCTCGAGCCGGGATGATGTTCCTTGCCCCGTCCATGATTATCTTTACCCTATTCGTATTTATTCCCTTGCTGGCATCATTTGTCTTCAGCTTCTTGGAAACAAATTTGATGTTTAAAAACATGACATTTGTCGGTTTTACAAATTACATCAATATGTTTACAGATGACCGCTTCTGGAATGCATTCGGAAACACCATTTATTACACCGTTTGCGTGGTACCGGCCCAGGTCATCTTGGCTCTTTTGGTTGCTGTGGCATTGAGACACCAGACAAAATTCAACAATTTTCTGAAATCTGTGTATTTTCTTCCTGCCATTTGCTCCATGACTGTAATTTCCATTGTGTGGTCTTTTTTGCTTAACAAGGATATCAGCATTATTAGCTACTATTTAAGCAAAATTGGAATTCACATGCCGGATTTGCTGAATAGTCCAACACTTGCAATGCCCACAGTGATTGGCGTTGGATTGTGGAAAAACCTTGGCTTTAATATGGTCATTCTGGTTGCTGGGTTACAGGGTATTCCGGAGTCATACTATGAAGCTGCCGATCTAGATGGAGCATCTTCTCGGGTCAAACTAACGCACATTACCATCCCCATGCTCATGCCTACTCTGACATTTGTTACCGTAAACAGCGTAATCTCTTCGTTCCAGATATTCGATCAGGTATACGTCATGACCAATGGCGGGCCGCTTTTCCGAACGGAAACTGTCGTACAGTATATCTACAATAATGCAATTGGCAAAAGCGATATTGGCTACGCTTCGGCAGTTGCTGTGGTAATGTTGATCCTTACACTCAGTGTTTCCTTGGTTCTTTTCAAGTATATGAGACAGGACGAAGACCAATTGTCGTAG
- a CDS encoding M20 family metallopeptidase, with amino-acid sequence MAEKQQALDAIEKYRLELEALSDAIWEHPQVGYQETYAANAFCRFLEKSGFRVEKNLAGIPTAFCASYGSGAPVIGLLGEFDALPGMSQKANCFQKSAVEEDAPGHGCGHNLLGVGALSAALAVKTYLGSGHSGTVKFYGCPAEEGGSGKVFLAKAGVFNDLDAALTWHPGDTNNVSCSTNLANCQICYHFKGKASHAAISPELGRSALDAVELMNVGIQFLREHIPTGCRVHYAITNAGGNAPAIVQERADVLYLMRAPQLTTVRELMERVNEVARGAAIMTGTTVESEFIKATSNIIVNQTLGRLLQKNLEKLGTASYDDRDLAFAQKMVDTLEQKDPYFAQLVDKIADPEQKKRLLPYLERPIYDVVLPYPETVSQSLASSDVGDVSWVCPVAQISTSTMPGGVPMHSWQMVAVGKSDMAKKGMLQAGKVLASTAIDLYELPEVLQAAKAEHMERTGGTPYCSPIPDGVEPRKT; translated from the coding sequence ATGGCTGAAAAGCAACAGGCATTAGATGCCATTGAAAAATATCGACTGGAGCTGGAGGCTCTGAGCGATGCCATCTGGGAGCACCCTCAGGTGGGTTATCAAGAAACCTATGCGGCCAATGCCTTTTGTCGCTTCCTGGAAAAAAGCGGCTTTCGGGTAGAGAAGAATCTTGCAGGAATTCCAACCGCATTCTGCGCAAGCTACGGCTCTGGTGCTCCGGTTATTGGACTGCTAGGAGAGTTTGATGCTCTGCCGGGCATGAGCCAGAAAGCAAATTGCTTTCAAAAAAGCGCCGTAGAAGAAGATGCCCCGGGGCACGGCTGCGGCCACAACCTGTTAGGGGTAGGTGCATTGTCCGCAGCGTTGGCGGTCAAAACCTATCTGGGATCTGGCCACAGCGGGACTGTGAAATTTTACGGTTGTCCGGCAGAGGAGGGCGGTTCGGGAAAGGTATTCCTGGCAAAAGCAGGAGTATTCAACGACTTGGATGCCGCATTGACCTGGCACCCCGGAGATACCAACAATGTGTCCTGCAGTACAAACCTGGCCAACTGCCAGATTTGCTATCACTTCAAAGGAAAAGCTTCACATGCGGCAATTTCACCCGAACTGGGCCGCAGTGCTTTGGATGCAGTAGAACTTATGAATGTAGGGATCCAGTTCCTGCGTGAACATATTCCCACCGGCTGTCGGGTCCATTACGCAATTACCAACGCCGGAGGAAATGCACCGGCAATTGTTCAGGAACGGGCTGATGTGCTCTATCTGATGCGTGCCCCCCAGCTGACTACGGTCCGAGAATTGATGGAGCGAGTCAACGAAGTTGCCCGGGGAGCGGCCATCATGACCGGGACGACAGTAGAATCAGAATTTATTAAGGCTACCTCCAATATCATTGTGAATCAGACACTGGGTCGCTTACTGCAAAAAAATCTGGAGAAATTGGGAACGGCATCATACGATGATCGAGACCTGGCGTTTGCCCAGAAGATGGTGGATACTTTGGAGCAAAAGGATCCCTACTTTGCACAGTTGGTGGACAAAATTGCAGATCCCGAGCAGAAAAAACGCCTGCTTCCCTATCTTGAACGGCCAATTTATGATGTAGTTCTTCCGTATCCGGAAACCGTCAGCCAGAGTTTAGCCTCCTCAGATGTAGGAGATGTGAGCTGGGTTTGTCCCGTTGCACAGATTTCTACGTCAACGATGCCGGGAGGAGTTCCTATGCACTCTTGGCAGATGGTGGCGGTGGGAAAAAGTGATATGGCGAAAAAAGGAATGCTCCAGGCTGGAAAGGTCCTGGCGTCCACAGCCATTGATCTGTATGAACTGCCGGAGGTACTCCAGGCAGCCAAGGCGGAACACATGGAGCGGACAGGAGGTACGCCGTATTGTTCCCCGATTCCCGATGGTGTAGAACCAAGAAAAACTTAA
- a CDS encoding alpha-L-arabinofuranosidase C-terminal domain-containing protein yields MAKDIHLQINTDKIVGNVSPFLFGQFIENMYDCIDPGLHAQLLLSRGFEHPDANGDGVSDPWFPEGCGEYCLDKKHTVAPSYAQRLKSYENYVNCGVAQDDLMLYENEEYEGSFWVYAEEHASVQVKITSHDQQEVFSAVYAVSPDKWAKHTFRFRSTCSQKVKLSLSISQKAEIWLDQVSLMPCSAVCKVWPDVMRYIKDLHPAIIRFPGGCFADCYHWQDGIGNPDDRPARPNAHWGGIEDNGFGTDEFIAMCREIGCEPMICVNFGSGTPEEAANWVEYCNGPVHSKYGALRASNGNPEPYGVKYWDIGNEAFADWEIGHCNAVEYCERFEQFSQAMRKVDPEIKLIACGGDGNSSDQNWNITLSSKIGHLVDYLGIHNYTPLTDEKFPDPRAQYYAVAGAPSQYEKRMRETAQVIQSNTQNTRLAVTEWNCNYQDGTEQEQTLEAAICNAGMLNAFIRMGELLPITMISDLVNGWPGGIIRSRYGKCYGTPTYHVMGMYAQAQPKEWIECRYSSPSYSAEAVGNLEKADQILMVDIVACNTAENKLCLFIVNRDLEDEYTIHLPEGFFATSVSTITSDNFSDRNTWESEKITPKELTGAFKKLDVCPCSVSKVYIS; encoded by the coding sequence TTGGCAAAAGATATTCATCTGCAAATTAACACAGATAAGATCGTAGGCAATGTCTCCCCGTTTCTATTTGGCCAGTTCATCGAAAACATGTATGACTGTATTGATCCCGGTTTACATGCTCAGTTGCTTTTGTCGAGAGGATTTGAGCATCCCGATGCTAATGGAGATGGCGTTTCCGATCCATGGTTCCCCGAAGGGTGCGGCGAGTACTGTCTGGACAAGAAGCATACGGTGGCTCCATCGTATGCACAGCGACTAAAAAGTTACGAAAACTATGTGAATTGCGGAGTGGCGCAAGACGATCTGATGCTCTATGAAAACGAAGAGTATGAGGGAAGCTTTTGGGTATATGCCGAGGAGCATGCATCTGTGCAAGTCAAAATAACTTCCCATGATCAGCAAGAAGTATTCTCCGCGGTGTATGCTGTGTCGCCGGACAAATGGGCAAAACATACTTTCCGGTTTCGCTCTACTTGCAGCCAGAAAGTAAAATTGAGTCTCTCAATTTCTCAAAAAGCAGAAATATGGTTGGATCAGGTTTCCCTTATGCCCTGCAGCGCAGTTTGTAAGGTCTGGCCGGACGTTATGCGGTATATTAAGGATCTTCATCCCGCGATCATCCGCTTTCCGGGCGGATGCTTTGCCGACTGCTACCATTGGCAGGATGGGATTGGCAATCCCGATGATCGCCCGGCACGGCCCAATGCGCACTGGGGAGGTATAGAAGACAATGGCTTCGGAACGGATGAGTTTATTGCCATGTGTCGGGAAATTGGCTGTGAACCCATGATTTGCGTTAATTTCGGGTCAGGGACACCAGAGGAAGCAGCAAATTGGGTTGAATACTGCAATGGTCCGGTTCACAGCAAGTATGGTGCGCTTCGTGCCTCCAATGGAAACCCGGAGCCGTACGGCGTAAAATATTGGGATATCGGCAATGAAGCATTTGCTGACTGGGAAATCGGACACTGCAATGCGGTCGAATACTGTGAACGCTTTGAACAATTTTCCCAAGCAATGCGAAAGGTAGACCCTGAAATCAAACTGATTGCTTGCGGCGGGGATGGAAACAGTTCCGATCAGAATTGGAATATCACACTGAGTAGCAAAATTGGCCATCTTGTAGACTATCTGGGGATTCACAATTATACACCGCTCACTGATGAAAAGTTTCCTGACCCCAGAGCACAGTACTATGCTGTAGCAGGAGCACCTTCTCAATATGAAAAGCGGATGCGGGAAACCGCACAAGTCATACAGTCCAATACACAGAATACGAGGCTAGCTGTGACAGAATGGAACTGCAACTACCAGGATGGCACAGAGCAAGAGCAAACATTAGAAGCTGCAATCTGTAACGCCGGGATGCTGAACGCTTTTATTCGCATGGGCGAACTGCTGCCCATTACCATGATCTCCGACCTTGTAAATGGTTGGCCAGGCGGTATCATTCGAAGCCGTTACGGTAAATGCTATGGAACACCTACATATCATGTGATGGGTATGTATGCCCAAGCACAGCCGAAAGAATGGATTGAGTGCCGCTATTCTTCGCCAAGCTATTCTGCGGAAGCGGTAGGAAATTTGGAGAAAGCAGACCAGATTTTAATGGTCGATATTGTTGCGTGCAACACAGCAGAAAATAAGCTATGCCTATTTATTGTCAACCGGGACTTAGAGGATGAGTACACCATTCATTTACCCGAAGGATTTTTTGCCACATCTGTCTCTACCATCACATCAGATAACTTCAGTGACAGAAATACATGGGAAAGTGAAAAAATCACTCCGAAAGAACTAACTGGAGCATTTAAAAAATTGGATGTCTGTCCTTGCTCTGTCAGCAAGGTGTACATTAGTTGA
- a CDS encoding SLC13 family permease, which translates to MTPITISLLVFLFMVVSFCLNKIPMSVTAMIGLVILVLTGCVDVETALGNFGSTTVITMVSMFIIAEGLNRTQMLANASKLVYKVAKGSFTKVLAGYVIVTLILGQFMPSIVALFALVCPLVVRMCEEMNVSPSKMVYSIGITTVSASFAFPIGTMAVAYIEDNGYLASYGYDLYQFGLWDLPSIKIVVALFVAVWAIFVAPKLAPDAPEFEIKAVESRKSRANKPPLKPLQEVLGYGVFIAVVLCLMFQSYLGVPSWAIAMIGAIVVVAGGVLTEREAIDSMNIGIIVLYVGVLTLGNALANTGAGEIVGDFAAGLLNGVTNSYVIGAIFYLTAFIMTSVLYNRAVNKILIPLCIMTCMSLNCDPRGPMIMCYIGSQASVITPLATAVVPMMMGAGGYSQKTIIKMGILPALCIGVVAVGVGMTIFPAFH; encoded by the coding sequence ATGACTCCGATTACAATTTCTTTGTTGGTGTTTCTCTTCATGGTAGTAAGTTTCTGCCTGAATAAAATCCCCATGTCTGTTACGGCCATGATCGGACTTGTTATTTTGGTTCTGACTGGCTGTGTGGATGTAGAGACAGCGCTTGGAAATTTCGGAAGCACGACAGTAATTACGATGGTATCCATGTTTATCATCGCAGAAGGCCTGAACCGCACGCAGATGCTGGCCAATGCCTCTAAGCTGGTGTATAAGGTCGCAAAGGGATCCTTTACCAAGGTTTTGGCTGGCTACGTCATTGTCACTTTGATTCTCGGACAGTTTATGCCCAGTATTGTGGCGCTGTTTGCGCTGGTCTGCCCCCTGGTAGTCAGAATGTGTGAGGAGATGAACGTCAGCCCCTCGAAGATGGTATACTCCATTGGTATTACTACCGTTTCTGCCTCGTTCGCATTTCCTATCGGCACCATGGCAGTGGCGTACATCGAGGACAACGGATATCTGGCCTCCTATGGTTATGATCTCTATCAGTTTGGGCTGTGGGATTTGCCCAGCATCAAAATTGTTGTGGCTTTGTTTGTTGCCGTGTGGGCCATTTTTGTGGCGCCCAAGCTGGCTCCCGATGCGCCGGAGTTTGAAATTAAGGCGGTAGAGTCCCGGAAGTCCAGAGCAAATAAGCCTCCTCTGAAGCCGCTGCAGGAAGTCCTGGGATACGGTGTGTTTATCGCTGTGGTACTCTGCCTGATGTTCCAGAGCTATCTGGGCGTTCCTTCCTGGGCCATCGCGATGATCGGTGCTATTGTTGTGGTAGCTGGCGGCGTGCTGACGGAGCGGGAAGCCATTGACAGCATGAATATTGGCATCATCGTTCTGTATGTCGGCGTACTTACCTTGGGTAATGCACTGGCCAACACCGGCGCTGGTGAAATTGTAGGCGATTTTGCAGCCGGCCTGCTCAATGGCGTAACCAACAGCTATGTAATTGGCGCCATCTTCTACCTCACCGCTTTTATTATGACATCGGTTTTGTATAATCGGGCGGTCAATAAAATCTTGATCCCGCTGTGTATCATGACATGTATGTCCTTAAATTGTGATCCCCGCGGCCCGATGATCATGTGCTATATTGGCTCTCAGGCCTCGGTCATTACACCTTTGGCCACGGCGGTTGTTCCCATGATGATGGGCGCAGGTGGGTATAGCCAGAAGACCATTATCAAAATGGGTATTCTGCCCGCGCTTTGTATCGGTGTCGTAGCTGTAGGCGTTGGAATGACTATATTCCCTGCATTCCACTAA